A single region of the Tissierellales bacterium genome encodes:
- a CDS encoding glycosyltransferase family 4 protein has product MNIGIFSDAYYPQINGVVTSTRLLKKELEKLGHNVTIVTVADPKVKGRDLPGVLRLPSIPFWKLPNFRVGSIYSRKIMKQIKALNLDIIHTQTEFSIGIFARIVAKTLNIPLVHTYHTMYEDYTHYVAGKHINKYAKEWAKKASKMICNKVDGVIVPTDKVRVALENYGLEKEIHVVPTGIDFEPFNREMYEEVKLKETRKEIGLKDEDAVVIFVGRIAKEKSIDTIIKSMPQVIEKSSNAKFLVVGGGPELENLKELTRKMKLEDRVLFTGEKPWEEIGRYYQMGDVFVSASTSETQGLTFTEAMAANLPVVAKYDTNLDGIMKDGINGKFFREDGELAEVLIELLNNRDLSSRLIENAHEMIEPMSAEYFGKKVESVYAQVLEEHEAMPSKFKIRFSH; this is encoded by the coding sequence ATGAATATAGGTATTTTTTCGGATGCGTATTATCCGCAAATCAATGGTGTTGTTACTTCAACGAGATTATTAAAGAAAGAACTTGAAAAACTTGGTCATAATGTAACAATTGTTACTGTTGCAGATCCTAAAGTTAAGGGAAGAGATCTTCCAGGAGTACTTAGACTACCTAGTATTCCATTTTGGAAATTACCTAATTTCCGTGTAGGGTCAATTTATTCGAGAAAAATTATGAAGCAAATAAAGGCTTTGAATTTAGATATAATTCACACACAAACGGAGTTTTCAATTGGAATTTTTGCTAGAATAGTCGCAAAAACGTTAAATATTCCATTAGTACACACTTATCATACTATGTATGAAGATTATACTCATTATGTTGCTGGAAAACACATAAATAAATATGCTAAAGAATGGGCAAAAAAGGCATCTAAAATGATTTGTAACAAGGTGGATGGAGTTATAGTTCCAACTGATAAGGTGAGAGTAGCACTTGAAAATTACGGACTGGAAAAAGAAATACACGTAGTTCCAACTGGCATTGACTTTGAACCATTTAATAGAGAGATGTACGAAGAAGTCAAGTTAAAAGAAACTAGAAAAGAGATCGGATTAAAAGATGAAGATGCAGTTGTAATATTCGTAGGTAGAATTGCAAAAGAGAAGAGCATAGATACAATTATAAAATCTATGCCACAAGTTATAGAAAAAAGTTCAAATGCTAAGTTTTTAGTAGTTGGCGGAGGGCCAGAGCTTGAGAACTTAAAGGAACTTACTAGAAAAATGAAGTTAGAAGATAGAGTATTATTTACTGGTGAAAAACCGTGGGAAGAAATTGGGAGATATTATCAAATGGGAGATGTATTTGTAAGTGCATCTACATCAGAAACTCAGGGGCTTACATTTACAGAGGCTATGGCAGCTAATTTACCAGTGGTTGCAAAATACGATACCAATTTAGATGGAATAATGAAAGACGGAATCAATGGCAAATTTTTTAGAGAAGACGGAGAATTAGCAGAGGTTCTTATTGAATTATTAAACAATAGAGATTTGAGCAGCAGACTTATTGAAAATGCTCATGAAATGATAGAACCTATGTCAGCAGAGTACTTTGGTAAAAAAGTAGAATCGGTATATGCTCAAGTATTGGAAGAACATGAAGCTATGCCATCTAAATTTAAAATTAGATTTTCACATTAA
- a CDS encoding flippase-like domain-containing protein, with protein sequence MKNNKWGILFVVGVIAAFSFYLVSTGKINTVMEHMGSINKNWLLAALGASITYWILEAKMVNNMIRSMGGHQTYFEAFKITIIGQFFSGITPFASGGQPMQLYLLTKQKVPVGKGSSALMSKFIIYQGTLVVYALILLLFKSSFFIENISNLFFLVILGFGVNAVVIGTLIFFSHSKRTNKGIAKKVIGFGHRIHLIKNPEKTIAGFNKHVEEFHDNVVLLKQNKLLFLNTVVLTVIQLTMFFIVPYFIYRSFGLSGANLMNMLSATAFVLMITSFIPIPGGTGGAEGGFHMMLGLFFIGNYALTAMVLWRLITYYLWILFGGIWMMMTDFSHKELAS encoded by the coding sequence ATGAAGAATAATAAGTGGGGAATTTTATTTGTAGTAGGAGTTATAGCGGCATTTAGTTTTTACTTGGTAAGTACTGGTAAAATCAATACTGTTATGGAACATATGGGAAGCATCAATAAAAATTGGTTATTGGCAGCACTTGGAGCATCAATAACATATTGGATACTAGAAGCTAAGATGGTCAATAATATGATAAGGTCAATGGGCGGGCACCAAACGTATTTTGAGGCATTTAAAATAACCATAATTGGTCAGTTCTTTAGTGGAATAACACCATTTGCCTCAGGTGGTCAACCTATGCAGCTTTATCTTTTGACAAAGCAAAAAGTTCCAGTTGGAAAAGGCTCGTCAGCACTTATGAGCAAATTTATAATATATCAAGGAACATTAGTTGTATATGCACTTATATTATTGTTATTCAAATCATCATTTTTTATTGAAAACATAAGTAATTTATTTTTCCTAGTTATATTAGGATTTGGAGTAAACGCAGTGGTTATTGGAACACTTATATTCTTTTCGCATTCGAAAAGAACAAATAAGGGGATTGCTAAAAAGGTCATAGGTTTTGGTCATAGGATTCACTTAATTAAAAACCCTGAAAAAACTATTGCAGGTTTTAACAAACATGTTGAGGAGTTTCATGATAATGTAGTTTTGTTAAAGCAAAATAAACTATTGTTTTTAAATACTGTAGTACTTACAGTTATTCAATTGACTATGTTTTTTATAGTCCCATATTTTATATATAGAAGTTTTGGATTGTCAGGAGCAAATCTTATGAACATGCTTTCAGCAACAGCATTTGTGCTTATGATTACATCCTTTATACCTATTCCTGGAGGAACAGGTGGCGCAGAAGGTGGATTTCATATGATGCTCGGATTATTTTTTATAGGGAATTATGCACTAACAGCTATGGTACTTTGGAGATTAATCACTTATTATCTATGGATATTGTTCGGTGGAATATGGATGATGATGACCGATTTTAGTCATAAAGAATTAGCGTCTTAA
- a CDS encoding glycosyltransferase family 4 protein, with amino-acid sequence MRTINMLSSADKVKGQGVGSAYLEQVSLVKNGLDNDYEVVVNQKGNSEIAHYHTIDLKHYFHSLFGSKHRANVGYVHFLPETVDGSLKLPVGAKDIFYKYIISFYKKMDYLVTVNPYFIERLAAYGIDKSKIFYIPNFVSEEQFYPMKQEEVNAIRRRYEIDENSFVVLGVGQVQTRKGVLDFIEIAEKMPDVQFVWAGGFSFGKITDGYEELKKVVDNPPENVKFIGIVDREDMNSIYNMSDLLFMPSYNELFPMSILETMNCAKPMLLRDIDIYKDILRDYYLRGKDNGEFIKIIESIKAKDEAYETARELSKKGARFYSRDHVLKQWQEFYDKVYEEKVVRGNEE; translated from the coding sequence ATGAGAACCATTAATATGTTGTCGTCAGCAGATAAAGTAAAAGGACAAGGCGTTGGATCTGCATATTTAGAGCAAGTGAGTTTAGTAAAAAATGGGTTAGATAACGACTATGAAGTAGTAGTAAATCAAAAAGGTAATTCAGAAATAGCGCATTACCATACTATAGATTTGAAACACTATTTTCACAGTTTGTTTGGAAGCAAACATAGAGCAAATGTAGGCTATGTACATTTTTTACCAGAAACAGTTGATGGAAGTTTAAAATTGCCAGTGGGTGCTAAAGACATATTTTACAAGTACATAATATCTTTTTACAAAAAAATGGATTATCTAGTTACAGTTAACCCATATTTTATAGAAAGACTTGCCGCATATGGTATTGACAAATCAAAAATATTTTATATACCGAATTTTGTATCAGAAGAGCAATTTTATCCAATGAAGCAAGAAGAAGTAAATGCTATAAGACGTAGATACGAAATAGATGAAAACTCTTTTGTAGTACTTGGTGTAGGTCAAGTTCAGACAAGAAAGGGCGTTCTAGATTTTATAGAAATAGCAGAAAAAATGCCTGATGTACAATTTGTATGGGCTGGAGGTTTTTCGTTTGGCAAGATAACTGACGGATATGAAGAACTTAAAAAAGTAGTAGATAATCCACCAGAAAATGTTAAGTTTATAGGAATAGTGGATAGAGAAGATATGAATTCTATTTACAATATGTCAGATCTTCTATTCATGCCATCGTACAATGAGCTATTCCCAATGTCTATATTAGAGACAATGAATTGTGCTAAACCAATGCTTCTAAGAGACATAGATATATATAAGGACATCCTTAGAGATTATTATCTAAGAGGGAAGGATAATGGCGAATTTATAAAGATAATAGAGTCTATAAAAGCTAAAGACGAAGCTTATGAAACAGCTAGAGAATTATCAAAAAAAGGTGCAAGATTTTATTCGAGAGATCACGTATTGAAACAATGGCAAGAATTTTATGACAAGGTTTATGAAGAAAAGGTCGTGAGAGGAAATGAAGAATAA
- a CDS encoding HAMP domain-containing histidine kinase, producing the protein MREIIRKNMSISTKLTAFYSILLIAILVIVSITMIVGLNFVFINQAQNQISKTYDSIKNYGLEGNNLDWDMFDDIQLNSGVVVKIYKDDRTILDTGYKTPYYDITDEFNVVLSIQSLNSYVLYQNGKIDTDDGTYYIQVIKNMKEYSKFTRVLILLLVIVNILGVIFSLIIGNFLSSRMLKPVEKVTKMAQNITAENLKERIKIGGPDDEIKALANTFNDMLDRIDTHINQQQRFASDASHELRTPLAVIQGYVDLLAIYGNKDEELLLESVESIQGEISSMTRLIEQLLYLTRRDSGLNPLEMEEIDLEKIVKEVYEETELVDETHELVLEHIEDSRVYGNSVAIKQLIRILVDNARKYTLDGGQIKISLYRYKAKGCVTVEDTGIGMSEEDCNKVFNRFFRAEESRSKEMGGTGLGLSIAKSIIDEHKGEIKVESELGKGTKFTVLI; encoded by the coding sequence TTGCGTGAAATAATTCGCAAAAATATGTCTATATCAACTAAATTAACTGCATTTTATTCTATTTTACTTATTGCTATACTTGTAATTGTTAGTATAACTATGATAGTAGGTTTGAACTTTGTATTTATAAATCAAGCTCAAAATCAAATTTCGAAAACTTACGATTCTATAAAAAATTATGGACTTGAAGGCAACAATTTAGATTGGGATATGTTTGATGATATTCAATTAAACAGTGGTGTTGTAGTAAAGATATACAAAGATGATAGGACTATATTAGACACAGGGTATAAAACGCCTTACTATGACATAACAGATGAATTTAATGTTGTACTTTCAATACAGAGCTTAAATAGCTACGTATTGTATCAAAATGGAAAGATTGACACTGATGATGGGACATACTATATTCAAGTTATTAAAAACATGAAAGAGTATTCTAAATTTACTAGGGTATTGATTCTATTGCTAGTGATAGTCAATATACTTGGAGTTATATTTTCACTTATAATAGGAAATTTTTTGAGTTCTAGGATGTTAAAGCCAGTTGAAAAAGTTACAAAAATGGCTCAAAATATAACTGCTGAAAATCTTAAAGAACGGATAAAAATAGGTGGACCAGATGATGAAATAAAAGCACTTGCAAATACGTTTAATGATATGCTAGATAGAATAGACACTCATATAAATCAGCAACAAAGATTTGCCTCAGATGCATCTCATGAGCTTAGAACGCCGCTTGCAGTAATACAAGGTTATGTTGACTTATTAGCTATTTATGGAAATAAGGATGAAGAACTATTATTAGAGTCAGTTGAATCGATACAAGGAGAAATATCTAGCATGACGAGACTTATAGAACAGCTACTCTACCTAACTAGGCGTGATAGTGGATTAAATCCACTAGAGATGGAAGAAATCGATTTGGAGAAAATAGTAAAAGAAGTATACGAAGAGACGGAATTAGTGGATGAAACTCATGAATTGGTATTAGAGCATATTGAGGATTCTAGGGTTTATGGAAATTCAGTAGCTATAAAGCAATTGATAAGAATACTTGTAGATAATGCTAGAAAATACACATTAGACGGTGGGCAGATAAAGATTAGTCTTTATAGATACAAGGCCAAAGGGTGTGTTACCGTAGAAGATACTGGGATAGGAATGAGTGAAGAGGACTGTAATAAGGTATTTAATAGATTTTTTAGAGCCGAGGAGTCTAGAAGTAAGGAAATGGGTGGAACGGGCCTAGGTCTTTCTATAGCTAAAAGTATAATCGACGAGCATAAAGGGGAAATAAAAGTGGAGAGTGAATTAGGTAAAGGAACAAAATTTACGGTTTTAATCTAA
- a CDS encoding response regulator transcription factor, which produces MQKILVVEDEKKIARVVKLALEHEGYIVEIEHDGMAGYERILAETFDLILLDVMLPGMNGMEICRKVRKDSDVPIIIVSARDQTMDKVMGLDLGANDYITKPFAIPELYARIRNVMRHTVKEEKEASSHEIHGVKLNTKTYEVSFNDESVELTAKEFELLKTLMANSPMVLSRDRIVELVWGYDYLGDTNVVDVYIRHLRKKIDDKYGVKIIHTIRGVGYCVK; this is translated from the coding sequence ATGCAGAAAATTTTAGTAGTTGAAGACGAAAAAAAAATTGCTAGAGTTGTCAAATTAGCGTTAGAACATGAAGGATATATTGTTGAAATTGAGCATGATGGTATGGCTGGTTATGAAAGAATATTGGCAGAAACATTTGATTTAATATTATTAGATGTTATGTTACCGGGAATGAATGGAATGGAAATATGTAGAAAAGTCAGGAAGGATTCTGATGTACCAATCATAATAGTTTCGGCTAGAGATCAAACAATGGATAAGGTTATGGGGCTTGATTTAGGTGCAAATGACTATATAACAAAACCATTTGCCATTCCAGAACTATATGCTCGAATCAGAAATGTGATGAGACATACGGTAAAAGAAGAGAAAGAAGCATCGTCACATGAAATTCATGGAGTAAAGCTAAATACAAAGACTTATGAGGTTAGTTTTAATGATGAGAGTGTAGAGCTAACGGCAAAAGAATTTGAGCTATTGAAGACATTGATGGCTAATTCCCCCATGGTATTAAGTAGAGATCGGATAGTAGAGCTTGTATGGGGATATGACTATCTTGGAGATACGAATGTTGTAGATGTATATATAAGACATTTGAGAAAGAAGATAGATGACAAGTACGGTGTAAAGATTATTCATACGATTAGGGGGGTAGGATATTGCGTGAAATAA
- a CDS encoding TetR/AcrR family transcriptional regulator, protein MGRTKMSEEQFMENRKSILNAALNILVEKGIDDVSARKVATALNMTATNIYNYYENKDELLFAMQNYGFEMLYNLLEESHQPSQTPLENIRNFINTYLSFAIDHSKIYALMFGDYFQKYHQFASKSNHFKSYFIDYTTNKLKFPETTFNTIDQAKKNNPRIANDDTNKLILKLFSAAHGFIVLYNNGVLSSIVPNEIEFLKENVDYLIKPFEHYESA, encoded by the coding sequence ATGGGACGTACAAAAATGTCAGAAGAACAATTTATGGAAAATAGAAAAAGCATTTTGAACGCTGCATTGAATATTCTTGTAGAAAAGGGGATTGATGATGTAAGTGCTAGAAAAGTTGCAACTGCACTAAATATGACAGCTACAAATATATATAATTATTACGAAAACAAGGATGAGTTGCTATTTGCAATGCAAAATTACGGATTTGAAATGTTATACAATCTACTCGAAGAATCACATCAGCCATCTCAAACTCCCCTTGAAAATATCAGAAATTTTATAAACACATACCTATCATTCGCAATTGACCATTCTAAAATCTATGCACTTATGTTTGGAGATTACTTTCAAAAATATCATCAATTTGCGTCTAAATCAAATCACTTTAAAAGTTACTTCATAGATTATACTACCAATAAATTAAAATTCCCTGAAACTACTTTTAATACAATTGACCAAGCTAAAAAGAATAATCCTAGGATAGCAAATGATGATACAAATAAACTTATCCTAAAATTATTTTCTGCAGCACATGGCTTCATTGTTCTATACAATAATGGAGTTTTAAGTTCTATTGTGCCAAATGAGATAGAATTTCTAAAGGAAAATGTTGATTACTTAATTAAACCATTTGAACACTACGAATCAGCGTAA